A single Salmo trutta chromosome 14, fSalTru1.1, whole genome shotgun sequence DNA region contains:
- the LOC115207728 gene encoding type-1 angiotensin II receptor-associated protein-like isoform X2, translating to MEIPAVNLKAIVLMHWLLTIWGCMAWLPPSYAWGNFSVLAVGVWAIAQRDSIDAVLMFLIGIAVTMLTDIIHFGIYYPLAEGLAERNRDTFRFSAGMAILGLLLKPVSCFFVYQMYRERGGDYNVNFGFPSVTRNRDAYQSIDQQDQSTSSANPFNQAEGTKPGPPHSY from the exons ATGGAAATTCCTGCCGTAAACCTCAAG GCCATAGTACTAATGCACTGGCTACTGACCATCTG GGGCTGCATGGCCTGGCTGCCCCCCTCCTATGCCTGGGGTAACTTCAGTGTCCTGGCTGTGGGTGTGTGGGCCATCGCTCAGAGGGACTCCATCGATGCTGTACTAATG TTTCTTATCGGGATTGCAGTGACGATGCTGACGGACATCATCCATTTTGGGATCTACTATCCGCTGGCCGAGGGTCTAGCAGAGAGGAACAGGGACACATTCCGCTTCAGTGCGGGCATGGCCATCCTGGGCCTGCTACTCAAACCTGTCTCTTGCTTCTTCGTCTACCAAATGTACAGAGAGCGCGGAGGAGATTACAATGTCAACTTTG GCTTCCCCAGTGTAACACGAAACAGAGATGCTTACCAGTCCATTGACCAGCAGGACCAGTCCACCAGCTCAGCTAACCCCTTTAACCAGGCCGAGGGCACCAAGCCTGGACCACCACACTCCTACTGA
- the LOC115207728 gene encoding type-1 angiotensin II receptor-associated protein-like isoform X1 — protein sequence MEIPAVNLKAIVLMHWLLTIWGCMAWLPPSYAWGNFSVLAVGVWAIAQRDSIDAVLMFLIGIAVTMLTDIIHFGIYYPLAEGLAERNRDTFRFSAGMAILGLLLKPVSCFFVYQMYRERGGDYNVNFAGFPSVTRNRDAYQSIDQQDQSTSSANPFNQAEGTKPGPPHSY from the exons ATGGAAATTCCTGCCGTAAACCTCAAG GCCATAGTACTAATGCACTGGCTACTGACCATCTG GGGCTGCATGGCCTGGCTGCCCCCCTCCTATGCCTGGGGTAACTTCAGTGTCCTGGCTGTGGGTGTGTGGGCCATCGCTCAGAGGGACTCCATCGATGCTGTACTAATG TTTCTTATCGGGATTGCAGTGACGATGCTGACGGACATCATCCATTTTGGGATCTACTATCCGCTGGCCGAGGGTCTAGCAGAGAGGAACAGGGACACATTCCGCTTCAGTGCGGGCATGGCCATCCTGGGCCTGCTACTCAAACCTGTCTCTTGCTTCTTCGTCTACCAAATGTACAGAGAGCGCGGAGGAGATTACAATGTCAACTTTG CAGGCTTCCCCAGTGTAACACGAAACAGAGATGCTTACCAGTCCATTGACCAGCAGGACCAGTCCACCAGCTCAGCTAACCCCTTTAACCAGGCCGAGGGCACCAAGCCTGGACCACCACACTCCTACTGA
- the LOC115207728 gene encoding type-1 angiotensin II receptor-associated protein-like isoform X3 — MEIPAVNLKAIVLMHWLLTIWGCMAWLPPSYAWGNFSVLAVGVWAIAQRDSIDAVLMFLIGIAVTMLTDIIHFGIYYPLAEGLAERNRDTFRFSAGMAILGLLLKPVSCFFVYQMYRERGGDYNVNFDLDTSVDSHCTTDSADSAFIGRRY, encoded by the exons ATGGAAATTCCTGCCGTAAACCTCAAG GCCATAGTACTAATGCACTGGCTACTGACCATCTG GGGCTGCATGGCCTGGCTGCCCCCCTCCTATGCCTGGGGTAACTTCAGTGTCCTGGCTGTGGGTGTGTGGGCCATCGCTCAGAGGGACTCCATCGATGCTGTACTAATG TTTCTTATCGGGATTGCAGTGACGATGCTGACGGACATCATCCATTTTGGGATCTACTATCCGCTGGCCGAGGGTCTAGCAGAGAGGAACAGGGACACATTCCGCTTCAGTGCGGGCATGGCCATCCTGGGCCTGCTACTCAAACCTGTCTCTTGCTTCTTCGTCTACCAAATGTACAGAGAGCGCGGAGGAGATTACAATGTCAACTTTG ACTTAGACACCTCAGTGGACAGTCACTGCACCACGGATAGTGCCGACAGTGCCTTTATCGGCCGCCGCTACTGA
- the LOC115207728 gene encoding type-1 angiotensin II receptor-associated protein-like isoform X4 codes for MEIPAVNLKAIVLMHWLLTIWGCMAWLPPSYAWGNFSVLAVGVWAIAQRDSIDAVLMFLIGIAVTMLTDIIHFGIYYPLAEGLAERNRDTFRFSAGMAILGLLLKPVSCFFVYQMYRERGGDYNVNFDNWKNTVKDN; via the exons ATGGAAATTCCTGCCGTAAACCTCAAG GCCATAGTACTAATGCACTGGCTACTGACCATCTG GGGCTGCATGGCCTGGCTGCCCCCCTCCTATGCCTGGGGTAACTTCAGTGTCCTGGCTGTGGGTGTGTGGGCCATCGCTCAGAGGGACTCCATCGATGCTGTACTAATG TTTCTTATCGGGATTGCAGTGACGATGCTGACGGACATCATCCATTTTGGGATCTACTATCCGCTGGCCGAGGGTCTAGCAGAGAGGAACAGGGACACATTCCGCTTCAGTGCGGGCATGGCCATCCTGGGCCTGCTACTCAAACCTGTCTCTTGCTTCTTCGTCTACCAAATGTACAGAGAGCGCGGAGGAGATTACAATGTCAACTTTG ATAATTGGAAGAATACAGTAAAGGACAATTAG
- the LOC115207729 gene encoding draxin-A has product MMSSSWCLPLALLFSTLAVSHSAEPGSTHAKRRLAQPLPGSGNALQYPDQGFQSHGHGHGRERGGGHGGQGSRGAKASSGAGLLSRRPLHPAARPEDDGTGLEGLNPVRLEMGPVGREQEKGHGGFRNPSHARDNHPLGPRKGRGQGHGHHFDHRRHGGRRDKGRLTKGFLPEPELGSVLKNRDLSEEGSVSSAAAATSPSHRLTPPTEPPSPIYAVFGSGSYAVSTVMSEHLPTLPPSSTKPQKSGRGKMQGEVMPTLDMTLFDWTDYEDMKPVDAWPSSRKKDKRRSKNLSSGNVTVDTDAIEPCDHHLDCLPGSCCDLRQHECKPHNRGLNNKCYDDCMCEEGFRCYAKFHRKRRVTRRRGRCVVPESANSDQGAFITV; this is encoded by the exons ATGATGTCTTCCTCCTGGTGTCTGCCTCTGGCtctcctgttctccactctggCTGTTTCACACAGCGCTGAACCTGGCTCCACACATGCCAAGAGGAGACTGGCACAGCCCTTGCCAGGCAGTGGCAATGCCCTCCAGTACCCTGATCAGGGCTTCCAGAGTCACGGGCATGGGCACGGTAGGGAGCGTGGAGGGGGGCATGGTGGCCAGGGGTCCCGCGGTGCCAAAGCCAGTTCTGGGGCTGGGCTTCTCTCCCGCAGGCCCCTGCACCCCGCAGCTCGGCCTGAGGATGATGGGACGGGTCTGGAGGGCCTGAACCCGGTGAGACTGGAGATGGGTCCTGTGGGCAGGGAGCAGGAGAAGGGTCATGGGGGCTTCAGGAACCCGTCTCATGCCCGAGACAACCACCCTCTGGGGCCACGCAAGGGGAGGGGCCAGGGGCATGGGCACCACTTTGACCACAGGAGACATGGAGGTCGGAGAGATAAGGGTCGGCTCACTAAAG GTTTTCTCCCTGAGCCCGAGCTGGGCTCTGTTCTGAAGAACAGGGATCTGTCTGAGGAGGGATCTGTCTCCTCCGCCGCTGCAGCCACCTCCCCCTCTCACAGATTGACCCCGCCCACGGAACCCCCCTCCCCCATCTACGCGGTCTTTGGCTCCGGCTCCTATGCGGTTTCCACGGTGATGAGCGAGCATCTCCCAACGCTGCCCCCATCCTCCACCAAACCACAG AAGTCTGGCCGGGGCAAGATGCAAGGAGAGGTGATGCCCACTCTGGACATGACTCTGTTTGACTGGACAGACTACGAGGACATGAAGCCAGTGGACGCCTGGCCATCCTCCAGGAAGAAAG ACAAGCGGCGCAGTAAGAACCTGAGCAGTGGCAATGTGACAGTGGACACTGATGCCATCGAGCCATGTGACCACCATCTGGACTGTCTCCCAG GCTCCTGCTGTGACCTGAGACAACACGAGTGTAAGCCTCACAACCGGGGCCTCAACAACAAGTGCTATGACGACTGTATGTGCGAGGAAG GGTTCCGTTGCTATGCTAAGTTCCACCGGAAGCGTCGGGTGACCAGGCGAAGGGGCCGCTGCGTGGTGCCAGAGTCAGCCAACAGTGACCAGGGTGCCTTCATCACAGTGTGA